The following coding sequences are from one Proteiniborus sp. DW1 window:
- a CDS encoding DUF881 domain-containing protein, translating into MKKIKGMLAVFLVCAILGIILSIQFKITQNVTGGDTPIAKSKTLLAELNKLEAQRAEVKKDLSEVEDEIKRLEQEQANKNYYLRNLYSELEKYNMFIGYKEIQGPGVVVEISEPEKEAIFDDGTSIIAYNYDSLLQIISFLNAANAEAISINDIRYTSYSTLELENNSLIFDDHVLSPPITIKAIGEPKELEANLTFRNGILDAMKRQLHLKVNVSRKDDIVIPSINKKIELKYVRPIDNLDN; encoded by the coding sequence TTGAAAAAAATAAAAGGTATGTTGGCTGTATTTCTAGTCTGTGCGATTTTAGGAATAATTCTTTCTATACAATTTAAAATTACTCAAAATGTCACCGGAGGTGATACCCCTATTGCTAAATCTAAAACTCTACTGGCAGAATTAAATAAGCTAGAAGCTCAAAGAGCAGAGGTTAAAAAAGATTTATCAGAGGTTGAAGATGAAATTAAAAGACTTGAGCAAGAACAGGCCAATAAAAATTATTACCTAAGAAATCTTTATAGTGAATTAGAAAAATATAATATGTTTATAGGCTATAAAGAAATACAAGGTCCTGGTGTTGTTGTGGAAATCAGCGAACCTGAAAAAGAGGCTATTTTTGATGATGGTACTAGCATCATAGCATATAATTATGATTCTCTCTTACAGATAATAAGCTTTTTAAACGCTGCTAATGCTGAGGCAATCTCCATAAATGATATAAGATATACATCATATTCAACACTTGAGTTAGAAAATAATTCATTAATTTTTGATGACCATGTTTTAAGTCCCCCAATTACAATCAAGGCTATAGGTGAGCCTAAGGAATTAGAAGCTAACCTCACCTTCAGGAACGGAATATTAGATGCTATGAAAAGACAGTTACACCTCAAGGTCAATGTATCTAGAAAAGATGATATTGTAATACCTAGTATCAACAAAAAAATTGAGCTCAAATATGTAAGGCCTATAGACAACTTGGATAATTAA
- a CDS encoding cob(I)yrinic acid a,c-diamide adenosyltransferase yields the protein MSVYTKTGDKGQTSLFDNKRVDKDDLRVESYGTIDELNSWLGLSKNFVEDSEIFNLIHHIQRRLFDVGAELATEDESKRPVMIKEEEVTFLEEEIDKYIERIKKPDHFIIPGAGKISAILHVARTVCRRAERRIISLSKKTNINPHLIKYVNRLSDLLYVLSRCTEDDYEEVIFYRE from the coding sequence ATGAGTGTATATACTAAGACTGGAGATAAAGGTCAAACTAGTTTGTTTGATAATAAAAGAGTAGATAAGGATGATTTGAGAGTAGAAAGCTATGGAACCATAGATGAGTTAAATAGTTGGCTAGGTCTATCTAAGAATTTTGTAGAAGACAGTGAGATATTCAACCTAATTCATCATATTCAAAGAAGACTATTTGATGTAGGAGCTGAGTTAGCTACAGAAGATGAGAGCAAAAGACCAGTTATGATAAAAGAAGAAGAAGTAACTTTTCTAGAGGAGGAAATTGACAAATATATAGAAAGAATAAAAAAACCTGATCACTTCATAATACCAGGAGCAGGTAAGATATCAGCTATTTTACATGTGGCGAGAACTGTTTGTAGAAGAGCTGAAAGAAGAATAATTTCTCTTTCAAAGAAAACCAATATAAACCCTCATTTAATCAAATATGTAAATAGACTTTCGGATTTATTATATGTACTGTCAAGATGTACTGAAGATGATTACGAGGAAGTAATTTTTTATAGGGAATAG
- a CDS encoding SpoIIE family protein phosphatase, with protein sequence MIQEPKKLVLNDKTKRDSIISYEVLDGMVDWVRVIDQNGVIIFANKSMKEALGGNIIGKKCYSVLGKGCACKRCITEATVNTGEIVEKEEVIGNRIFSVKSSPVKDLNGNIYAAVEVFRDVTKERKLEKELIKKNEKMSKDLSFARTIQKKILPKQGKLGPLNIDYLYFPSEMLSGDIFDINKINEDLIGIYISDVVGHGITASIMTMFIRQAMKSIKYDYLDPSEAISELHQRFLDLNLDTEEYFSIFYGIFDKRDNTFKYVNGGHNCIPLHINSNGIEFLEAKGYPITCLFDTIKYEEKSIKLKKGDKILFYTDGVIETRNEKGELFGFDRLIDIASKHRDNLLDAIEKNLNEFKYKDVDDDFALLTVELVG encoded by the coding sequence TTGATTCAAGAACCTAAGAAACTTGTTCTAAATGATAAAACTAAAAGAGATAGTATTATTTCTTACGAAGTGCTAGATGGCATGGTAGACTGGGTACGAGTCATAGACCAGAATGGAGTTATAATATTTGCCAATAAATCAATGAAGGAAGCTTTAGGTGGTAACATTATAGGCAAGAAGTGCTATTCAGTCCTTGGAAAGGGCTGTGCTTGTAAAAGATGCATTACAGAAGCTACAGTGAATACAGGTGAAATAGTGGAGAAAGAAGAAGTAATTGGAAATAGAATATTTTCTGTGAAGAGTTCACCAGTTAAAGATCTAAACGGTAATATTTATGCAGCAGTTGAGGTTTTTAGAGATGTAACCAAAGAAAGAAAGCTGGAAAAAGAGTTAATTAAGAAGAATGAAAAGATGAGTAAGGATTTGTCTTTTGCTAGAACTATTCAGAAAAAAATATTACCTAAACAAGGGAAATTAGGTCCACTAAATATAGATTATTTATATTTTCCTTCAGAGATGCTAAGTGGCGATATTTTTGATATAAATAAGATTAATGAAGACCTTATAGGTATTTATATAAGTGATGTGGTTGGACATGGAATTACAGCGTCGATAATGACTATGTTTATTAGGCAGGCTATGAAATCAATAAAATATGACTACTTAGATCCAAGTGAGGCCATTAGTGAATTACATCAGAGATTTTTAGATTTAAATCTTGACACAGAAGAGTATTTTTCAATATTTTATGGTATTTTTGATAAAAGAGATAATACGTTTAAATATGTTAATGGCGGACATAACTGTATTCCACTACATATCAATAGTAATGGAATAGAATTTCTAGAGGCTAAAGGCTACCCAATAACTTGTCTATTTGATACTATAAAATATGAAGAAAAATCTATTAAACTTAAAAAAGGTGATAAAATATTATTTTATACTGATGGAGTAATTGAAACTAGAAATGAAAAAGGAGAACTATTTGGATTTGATAGATTGATAGATATAGCAAGTAAACATAGAGACAATCTACTAGATGCCATAGAAAAAAATCTAAATGAATTTAAATATAAAGACGTAGACGATGATTTTGCACTGTTGACTGTTGAGTTAGTTGGATAA
- a CDS encoding DUF5362 family protein: MDNLSQATYSTPDRSLLETLGKWSGFVGIMNIITGAITCLGAFGTFGISLIPGIIQIILGVKLRNAKTSIDKYLTGDAREVNGIFEKLGSYMKLQGILMIVGLVMAVIVIIVVIIGGIALFSQFGGYY, translated from the coding sequence ATGGATAATTTAAGTCAAGCTACATACTCTACTCCTGATAGAAGTTTGTTAGAGACACTAGGCAAATGGTCTGGATTTGTAGGCATAATGAATATAATAACAGGGGCAATTACATGCCTGGGAGCATTCGGTACATTTGGTATTTCTTTAATTCCTGGAATTATTCAAATCATACTTGGGGTTAAGCTTAGAAATGCTAAAACATCTATTGACAAGTATTTAACAGGAGATGCAAGAGAAGTAAATGGTATTTTTGAGAAATTAGGCTCATATATGAAGTTGCAAGGCATCTTAATGATTGTAGGTCTCGTTATGGCAGTTATAGTTATAATTGTTGTTATTATAGGTGGAATTGCTCTTTTCAGCCAATTTGGAGGTTATTACTAA
- a CDS encoding cupin domain-containing protein, with translation MIVSNKKDVKSVKIENPQAKDAAMKVLVSPKEGWEGYVMRVLEIEQGGHTPKHSHPWPHINYIISGKGILYLDGKDIEVEAGGFAYVPANTEHQFSNAGNEIFEFICIVPEEGHK, from the coding sequence GTGATAGTATCAAACAAAAAGGATGTAAAGTCAGTAAAGATTGAAAATCCACAAGCTAAAGATGCTGCAATGAAAGTACTAGTATCACCTAAAGAAGGCTGGGAAGGTTATGTAATGCGTGTATTAGAAATTGAGCAAGGAGGACATACTCCAAAGCATAGTCATCCATGGCCACATATCAATTATATTATCAGTGGGAAAGGGATACTTTATTTAGACGGAAAGGATATAGAGGTAGAGGCAGGAGGATTCGCTTATGTACCTGCAAATACTGAGCATCAGTTCTCAAATGCAGGTAATGAAATCTTTGAATTTATTTGCATAGTACCTGAAGAAGGACATAAGTAG
- a CDS encoding class II SORL domain-containing protein — protein sequence MQSLGQFLQTGDFKNEKHVPVIHLPEKIREGEEIEIKVSIGDDIKHPNTLDHHIVWIKLYYFSEEGKFPVEIADFNFSSHGEGGVFTEPVGLTHVILHKPGFIYAMAYCNIHGLWEHREEVKFN from the coding sequence ATGCAAAGCTTAGGTCAATTTTTACAAACTGGTGATTTCAAAAATGAAAAACATGTTCCAGTAATTCATTTACCAGAAAAGATACGTGAAGGTGAGGAAATTGAAATTAAAGTCTCTATTGGTGATGATATAAAGCATCCTAACACCTTAGATCATCATATCGTATGGATTAAGCTATATTACTTTAGTGAAGAAGGAAAGTTCCCTGTAGAAATCGCTGATTTTAATTTCTCCTCCCATGGCGAAGGTGGAGTGTTTACAGAGCCAGTAGGATTAACCCATGTAATACTACATAAACCTGGATTTATCTATGCAATGGCATACTGCAATATTCATGGTTTATGGGAACACAGGGAAGAAGTTAAATTTAATTAA
- a CDS encoding glucose-6-phosphate isomerase, with the protein MQDIFLDFSNSMVSLAEINSIREQVFTAHDLLHNKKGLGKEFLGWMDYPIEYDIEEFERIKKAAARIKEDSQVLIVIGIGGSYLGARATIEALNHSFYNLLPAGERRAPEIYFAGNSISTKYIGDLLDIVKNKDISINVISKSGTTTEPALAFRIFKEFMEKKYGKSEASKRIYVTTDKEKGALKRLAEDEGYETFVIPDDIGGRFSVLTPVGLLPIATAGIDIDLLMKGARAAREDYSHKNLEKNHCYIYAALRNLLYRKGKHIEVLASYEPSLHFTAEWWKQLYGESEGKDGKGIFPVSVAFSTDLHSLGQYIQDGKRVLFETTINIRNYSREIKISREDSDLDGLNYLAEKTLDYVNKMAFNGTVIAHVDGGVPNLVIDVPELNEFYYGKLIFFFEKACAISGYLLGVNPFDQPGVEAYKKNMFALLGKPGYEDLRKKLQKRI; encoded by the coding sequence GTGCAAGATATTTTTTTGGATTTTTCAAATTCAATGGTATCATTAGCAGAAATTAATAGTATTAGAGAACAGGTTTTTACTGCTCACGATTTGTTGCATAATAAAAAAGGTTTGGGGAAAGAGTTTTTAGGCTGGATGGATTATCCTATAGAGTATGATATTGAGGAGTTTGAAAGGATAAAGAAAGCAGCTGCTAGAATAAAAGAAGACTCACAAGTATTGATAGTAATAGGCATAGGAGGGTCATATCTAGGTGCAAGAGCTACTATAGAAGCCCTTAATCATTCATTTTATAATTTGCTTCCTGCCGGAGAAAGGAGAGCACCTGAGATTTATTTTGCCGGAAATAGCATTAGCACAAAGTACATTGGAGATTTGTTAGATATCGTAAAAAATAAAGACATAAGCATAAATGTCATATCGAAGTCTGGAACCACTACTGAGCCTGCTCTTGCATTCAGAATATTTAAGGAATTTATGGAGAAAAAATACGGAAAGAGTGAAGCTTCAAAGAGGATATATGTAACTACTGATAAAGAAAAGGGAGCATTGAAAAGACTTGCAGAGGATGAAGGGTATGAAACATTCGTCATACCTGATGATATAGGTGGTAGATTTTCTGTACTTACACCTGTAGGATTGCTTCCTATTGCCACTGCAGGTATAGATATTGATTTACTAATGAAAGGTGCAAGAGCTGCAAGAGAAGATTATTCTCATAAAAATCTGGAGAAAAATCACTGCTATATATATGCTGCCCTAAGGAACCTACTCTATAGAAAAGGAAAGCATATAGAAGTATTAGCTAGCTATGAACCTTCTTTGCACTTTACTGCTGAATGGTGGAAACAGCTTTATGGAGAAAGTGAAGGAAAGGATGGGAAAGGAATATTTCCTGTTTCTGTTGCATTTTCTACTGACCTTCATTCTTTAGGTCAGTATATTCAGGACGGGAAAAGAGTTTTATTTGAGACTACAATTAATATTAGAAATTATTCAAGAGAGATAAAAATCAGTAGAGAGGATTCAGACCTTGATGGCTTAAATTATCTTGCAGAAAAAACCTTAGATTATGTAAATAAGATGGCATTTAATGGCACAGTAATTGCTCATGTAGATGGAGGAGTTCCTAACCTAGTTATTGATGTGCCAGAATTAAATGAATTCTATTATGGGAAATTAATATTTTTCTTTGAGAAGGCATGTGCTATAAGTGGATACTTATTAGGAGTAAACCCATTTGACCAACCTGGAGTTGAGGCTTACAAAAAAAACATGTTTGCATTATTAGGAAAACCAGGATATGAAGACTTACGAAAGAAGCTTCAAAAAAGAATATAG
- the hcp gene encoding hydroxylamine reductase: MSMFCFQCQETAKGTGCTIRGVCGKPAEVANLQDLLIYSLKGISFYNNKARELKLDTKKADRFIIESLFMTITNANFDKARFVSKIKEALKLRDEIKKSVVKAGGSIEDITHDSASWYSDSEDVFDEKSKYVGILATENEDVRSLRELLTYGLKGMAAYAEHALNLGYEDEGVYSFIGKALVATTDNSLSADDLVALVMECGKHGVDVMALLDKANTSTYGHPEITKVDIGVRNNPAILVSGHDLKDFEEILKQTEGTGVDVYTHGEMLPAHYYPAFKKHSHFAGNYGNAWWKQDKEFDSFNGPIILTTNCLVPPKDSYKDRVYTTGAVGFEGLTHITADANGKKDFTQVIEHAKKCAAPTEIETGEIVGGFAHNTVLNLADKVVDAVKSGAIKRFFVMAGCDGRMKSRDYYAEFAKALPQDTVILTAGCAKYKYNKLELGDIGGIPRVLDAGQCNDSYSLAVIALKLKEVFELNDVNELPISYNIAWYEQKAVIVLLALLYLGVKNIHLGPTLPAFLSPNVAKVLVETFGIGGITNVEDDLKMFMGA, encoded by the coding sequence ATGAGTATGTTTTGTTTTCAATGCCAAGAAACAGCAAAAGGAACAGGCTGTACAATTAGGGGAGTATGTGGCAAGCCTGCTGAAGTAGCTAATCTTCAGGATTTGCTTATCTATTCACTAAAGGGGATCTCATTCTATAACAACAAAGCTAGAGAATTGAAGCTAGACACAAAAAAGGCTGACCGCTTTATTATTGAAAGTCTTTTCATGACTATTACTAATGCTAACTTTGATAAAGCTCGTTTTGTATCAAAAATTAAAGAGGCATTAAAGCTTAGAGATGAAATTAAAAAATCAGTAGTTAAGGCTGGAGGAAGCATTGAAGATATTACTCATGATTCTGCTTCTTGGTATTCTGATTCAGAAGATGTATTCGATGAAAAGTCAAAATACGTAGGAATTTTAGCTACAGAAAATGAAGATGTAAGATCTCTAAGAGAGTTATTAACATATGGTCTTAAGGGTATGGCAGCATATGCTGAACACGCTCTAAACTTAGGCTATGAAGATGAAGGAGTATATTCTTTTATTGGAAAGGCTTTAGTAGCTACTACAGACAACAGTCTATCAGCAGATGACCTAGTAGCCCTTGTAATGGAATGTGGAAAACATGGTGTAGATGTAATGGCTCTATTAGACAAGGCTAACACTAGCACTTATGGTCATCCTGAAATAACTAAAGTTGATATAGGTGTAAGAAACAACCCAGCAATACTAGTAAGTGGACATGATTTAAAAGACTTTGAAGAAATACTAAAACAAACTGAAGGAACTGGAGTAGATGTATATACTCACGGTGAAATGCTACCTGCTCACTACTACCCAGCATTTAAAAAACATTCTCACTTTGCAGGAAACTACGGAAATGCTTGGTGGAAGCAAGATAAAGAGTTTGATAGCTTCAATGGGCCTATTATACTAACTACAAACTGCCTAGTTCCTCCAAAGGATTCATATAAAGATAGAGTTTATACTACTGGTGCAGTAGGCTTCGAAGGATTAACACATATAACAGCAGATGCTAATGGTAAAAAAGATTTCACTCAAGTAATTGAGCATGCAAAGAAATGTGCAGCTCCTACTGAAATTGAAACAGGTGAAATAGTTGGTGGATTTGCTCACAATACTGTATTAAATCTTGCCGATAAGGTTGTAGATGCTGTTAAATCAGGTGCAATTAAGAGATTCTTCGTTATGGCAGGTTGTGATGGAAGAATGAAATCAAGAGATTACTATGCTGAATTTGCAAAAGCTTTACCTCAAGATACTGTAATCCTTACAGCAGGTTGTGCTAAGTATAAATACAACAAGCTTGAGCTAGGGGATATCGGTGGAATCCCAAGAGTATTGGATGCAGGACAATGTAATGACTCTTACTCATTAGCAGTTATTGCTCTTAAGCTTAAAGAAGTATTTGAGTTAAATGATGTAAATGAGCTTCCAATATCATATAACATTGCATGGTATGAACAAAAAGCTGTTATTGTATTATTAGCTCTTCTATATCTAGGTGTTAAAAACATTCACTTAGGACCAACTCTACCAGCATTCCTATCACCAAATGTAGCTAAGGTATTAGTTGAAACATTTGGAATTGGTGGAATCACTAATGTTGAAGATGATTTAAAAATGTTCATGGGAGCATAA
- a CDS encoding class II SORL domain-containing protein: MKSLGQFLQSGDWKGEKHVPVIHIPEKVKAGEEFEIKVLVGEEIPHPNTFEHYISWIKVFFLPEGAKFPVEVGNFNFTAHGEGEVFTQPIATSKIKVSKSGTFHALSYCNIHGLWENSAEILVE; this comes from the coding sequence ATGAAATCATTAGGTCAATTTTTACAGTCTGGAGACTGGAAGGGTGAAAAGCACGTTCCAGTAATACATATTCCTGAGAAGGTAAAGGCAGGAGAGGAGTTTGAAATAAAGGTTTTAGTAGGTGAAGAGATTCCTCATCCTAATACATTTGAACATTATATTTCTTGGATTAAGGTATTTTTCTTACCAGAGGGAGCAAAATTTCCTGTAGAAGTAGGTAATTTCAACTTTACTGCTCATGGCGAAGGAGAAGTATTTACTCAACCTATAGCAACTAGCAAAATCAAAGTAAGCAAATCAGGTACTTTCCATGCATTGAGCTACTGTAACATACATGGTTTATGGGAAAACTCTGCTGAAATATTAGTTGAATAG
- a CDS encoding class I SAM-dependent RNA methyltransferase: MANIQLIATSTFGLEAVVKREVEQLGYKNITVENGKVTFNSDESGIPKANLWLRTADRILLKMGEFKALSFEELFQGTKALPWDEWITEDGEFTVTGKSVNSRLFSVSDCQAIVKKAVVEKLKEKYKTEWFKEDGPKYTIQVSILKDIATLTIDTSGEGLHKRGYRIQNVEAPIKETLAAAIVSLSYWNSGRILLDPFCGSGTIPIEAAMIGKNIAPGLQRSFASEEWPRIGEALWKEARKEAFKVIKQDLDLKIYASDINPKAVEAAKENAYEAGVDDCIIFEVKDMSKIDIKGEYGVIICNPPYGERLGEKGEVEELYRIMGKVFKKLDTWSVYVITSNEDFEKLYGKRADRKRKLFNGRIKVDYYQYYGPKPV, from the coding sequence ATGGCAAATATACAATTAATAGCTACATCAACATTTGGACTTGAAGCAGTGGTAAAGAGAGAAGTGGAACAGCTAGGATATAAAAATATAACAGTAGAGAATGGGAAAGTTACTTTTAATAGCGATGAATCAGGAATTCCTAAGGCAAATTTATGGCTAAGGACCGCTGATAGAATTTTATTAAAAATGGGTGAATTTAAAGCTTTATCTTTTGAGGAACTTTTTCAAGGAACTAAGGCTCTTCCTTGGGATGAATGGATAACAGAAGATGGAGAATTCACCGTCACAGGAAAGTCTGTAAACTCTAGACTTTTTAGTGTTTCTGATTGTCAAGCAATCGTAAAAAAGGCAGTAGTTGAGAAATTAAAAGAAAAATATAAAACGGAATGGTTTAAGGAAGATGGTCCAAAATACACTATTCAGGTGTCTATTCTTAAAGACATAGCCACGCTTACAATTGATACAAGTGGAGAGGGATTACATAAAAGAGGATATAGGATACAAAATGTAGAAGCACCTATTAAAGAAACACTAGCGGCTGCAATTGTTAGCCTAAGCTATTGGAATTCGGGTAGAATATTATTAGATCCTTTCTGCGGTTCAGGAACTATACCTATAGAAGCAGCTATGATTGGTAAAAATATAGCACCAGGCCTTCAGAGAAGCTTTGCTTCAGAAGAATGGCCTAGAATTGGAGAGGCTCTATGGAAAGAAGCAAGAAAAGAAGCATTTAAAGTTATAAAGCAGGATTTAGACCTTAAAATATATGCCTCAGACATAAATCCTAAAGCAGTGGAGGCTGCTAAGGAAAACGCCTATGAAGCAGGAGTGGATGACTGTATAATCTTTGAAGTTAAGGATATGTCAAAAATAGATATAAAAGGCGAATACGGAGTTATCATATGCAATCCTCCATATGGGGAACGTTTAGGAGAAAAAGGAGAAGTTGAAGAGCTTTATAGGATAATGGGGAAGGTATTTAAAAAACTTGACACTTGGTCTGTTTATGTAATTACCTCAAATGAGGATTTTGAAAAACTCTATGGGAAAAGGGCAGACAGGAAAAGAAAACTATTTAATGGCAGGATAAAGGTAGATTATTATCAGTATTATGGACCTAAGCCTGTATAA